A part of candidate division KSB1 bacterium genomic DNA contains:
- a CDS encoding sigma 54-interacting transcriptional regulator — protein MPKDSKIFIVEDEPVVAEDIKSRLIHLGYQVLGRTTSGEKAVEIVGDLAPDLVLMDIRLSGEMNGIEAAIKIRELYHRPVVFLTAYADDSTLFRAKEAETFGYIVKPFDDQTLRTTIEMALYKHKMDEVVRLSELQLRRSQAIAHLGHWTWDLAANQFSGSEEFFRIFGIDDGKFSGNLYDLLAATVHEEDKETVLNVHQAFIKENKFRECEFRLRRGKDQIIHVWAHPGDRIENSKGEVIFASGIVQDITERKQAEQKLRDALEEIRFLKEKLEAENVYLLNEIRMVAEHGNIVAESKVMQNILAQAKQVAQTTSTVLILGETGTGKELLARYIHSMSPRKDRPLVVVNCAAMPASLMESELFGREKGAYTGALTRQIGRFEVADGSTIFLDEIGEMPIETQAKLLRVLENGTFERLGSTKQIKVDVRVIAATNRDLQEEVNKGNFRSDLFYRLNVFPIRIPPLREHREDIPALVWSFIREFQEKMGKNIESIPKKTMDALMSYPWPGNIRELRNATERAMILCQGPVLHFTFPIGDMGSTAESPVGMSLEEMQRKHIIDVLNRTGWRIRGKNGASEILKVKPSTLESKMRKLGIRRDNS, from the coding sequence ATGCCTAAAGACTCCAAGATCTTTATAGTCGAAGATGAGCCGGTCGTTGCTGAGGACATTAAAAGTCGACTTATCCATCTTGGTTATCAGGTATTAGGTCGAACAACGAGCGGCGAAAAAGCCGTGGAAATAGTCGGCGATCTTGCGCCCGATTTGGTATTGATGGACATTCGCCTCAGCGGCGAGATGAACGGCATCGAGGCGGCAATCAAAATCCGAGAATTGTACCACAGACCGGTTGTTTTTCTCACCGCCTATGCTGATGACTCTACGTTGTTTCGCGCCAAAGAAGCCGAAACTTTCGGTTATATCGTCAAACCCTTCGATGATCAGACACTGCGGACGACCATCGAAATGGCGCTCTATAAACACAAGATGGACGAGGTGGTGAGGCTCAGCGAACTGCAGCTCAGACGTTCACAGGCGATTGCTCATCTCGGGCACTGGACTTGGGATTTAGCTGCGAATCAATTTAGCGGATCAGAAGAATTTTTTCGAATCTTCGGCATCGACGATGGGAAATTTTCAGGAAACCTATACGACCTCCTTGCGGCAACCGTTCATGAAGAGGATAAAGAGACTGTTTTGAATGTGCACCAGGCTTTTATTAAAGAAAACAAGTTTCGGGAGTGTGAGTTCCGTCTGCGACGCGGAAAAGATCAGATCATCCATGTCTGGGCTCATCCCGGAGATCGAATCGAAAACAGCAAAGGCGAGGTTATCTTTGCCTCCGGGATCGTTCAGGATATTACCGAACGTAAGCAAGCCGAGCAAAAGCTTCGTGACGCGTTGGAAGAGATCCGTTTTTTGAAGGAAAAGCTCGAAGCGGAAAATGTTTATCTTCTCAATGAGATTCGTATGGTGGCCGAGCACGGCAATATTGTTGCCGAAAGCAAGGTCATGCAAAACATTTTGGCTCAGGCGAAGCAAGTCGCACAGACCACCTCTACCGTTCTAATTTTAGGCGAGACCGGAACCGGCAAGGAGCTTTTGGCGCGATACATCCACAGCATGAGTCCCCGCAAGGACCGCCCTTTGGTAGTGGTCAATTGCGCTGCGATGCCGGCCTCGCTGATGGAAAGCGAGCTTTTCGGTCGTGAGAAAGGCGCTTACACCGGGGCACTTACGAGGCAGATCGGGCGCTTCGAAGTGGCCGACGGCTCGACAATCTTTCTGGACGAAATCGGTGAAATGCCCATTGAAACTCAGGCCAAGCTGTTGCGCGTGCTGGAAAACGGTACCTTTGAACGGCTGGGCAGCACAAAACAGATCAAGGTGGACGTGCGTGTTATTGCCGCCACCAACCGTGACCTACAGGAAGAGGTGAATAAGGGCAATTTTCGCTCCGATCTCTTTTATCGGTTAAATGTCTTTCCGATCCGTATCCCTCCGTTACGCGAGCATCGTGAGGATATTCCTGCACTGGTCTGGTCGTTTATAAGGGAATTTCAGGAAAAAATGGGGAAAAATATCGAGAGCATCCCCAAGAAGACAATGGATGCTTTGATGAGCTATCCGTGGCCGGGCAATATTCGCGAACTTCGCAATGCCACGGAACGAGCCATGATTCTGTGTCAAGGGCCGGTCCTCCATTTTACTTTCCCCATAGGGGATATGGGCAGCACCGCCGAAAGTCCGGTCGGAATGTCACTCGAAGAAATGCAAAGAAAGCATATCATTGATGTTCTCAACCGTACCGGCTGGCGAATTCGCGGCAAAAACGGTGCTTCTGAAATCCTCAAAGTCAAACCGTCGACGTTGGAATCAAAGATGCGCAAATTGGGTATTCGAAGAGATAATAGCTGA
- a CDS encoding antibiotic biosynthesis monooxygenase, with product MIFCTIKLSVSRDNKGEVLRLLRPLVDPTQSFSGCTDCHLAVDAKDEHLVYFTMSWSNRQDLERYICSDYFLAVLTAMDLCNKPPQVCFQNVSGIQGMEYIRKVRRIIPIMNRKFTVRSLTTALST from the coding sequence ATGATCTTTTGCACGATCAAGTTATCCGTTTCACGGGATAATAAAGGCGAAGTGCTCAGGCTGTTGCGTCCTTTAGTCGATCCGACGCAAAGTTTTTCAGGATGTACAGACTGCCATTTGGCCGTCGATGCAAAGGACGAACACTTGGTCTACTTTACTATGAGCTGGTCTAACCGCCAGGATCTCGAGCGCTATATTTGTTCCGATTACTTTCTTGCCGTGCTTACGGCTATGGATCTGTGCAACAAACCCCCGCAGGTTTGCTTTCAAAATGTCAGCGGCATTCAAGGAATGGAATATATTCGCAAAGTAAGACGAATCATCCCGATCATGAACCGCAAATTTACCGTCCGTTCGTTAACAACGGCGCTCAGCACATGA